A genomic region of Kribbella sp. NBC_00382 contains the following coding sequences:
- a CDS encoding glycoside hydrolase family 10 protein — MRVWRIVGLLGASACLLAGALTAAAVPPDAVSACTPNPSTPLRQFRASWVSSVVNIDWPSRTGLTPDQQKSELLGWYDDAVRQHHNAVILQIRPTADAFWPSKVEPWSQYLTGTQGGDPGYDPLAFAVAEAHKRNLELHGWFNPYRLSMGTNLNALIPTHPARLHPDWVVTYGGKLYYNPGIPAARKLVEDAIMDAVSNYDLDGVHFDDYFYPYPVAGQVFDDAATYAQYGAGFPTVAEWRRNNINLLIQELQHRIKAAKPWVKFGISPFAVWRNKGTDPLGSDTTAGVQTYDDLAADTRRWVREEWIDYIVPQVYWAGGFAPADYNKIVPWWAEQVRGTDVHLYIGQATYKVGTSTQSPDWSDPAELSDHLAFNSTVPEVKGDIYFSAKDVRADRLGATTLLNSNWYTRPALVPAMPSLDSRAPLPVHGLRSSRTSAGVQLQWKGTSADSTSYAIYRRDLAGGDWCADNDARNLLTTLRGNTFVDTTAVKGHYYLYSVTALDRASNQSLPLPTLG; from the coding sequence ATGAGAGTCTGGCGGATCGTTGGCCTTCTGGGCGCGTCAGCCTGCCTGCTGGCCGGTGCCCTCACCGCGGCGGCCGTGCCCCCGGACGCTGTTTCAGCCTGTACTCCGAACCCGAGTACTCCGCTGCGCCAGTTCCGCGCGAGTTGGGTGTCGTCCGTGGTGAACATCGACTGGCCGTCGCGGACCGGGCTGACCCCTGATCAGCAGAAGTCCGAACTGCTCGGCTGGTACGACGATGCGGTCAGGCAGCACCACAACGCGGTCATCCTGCAGATCCGCCCGACCGCTGACGCCTTCTGGCCGTCGAAGGTCGAGCCGTGGTCGCAGTACCTGACCGGTACGCAGGGTGGAGACCCCGGCTACGACCCGCTGGCGTTTGCGGTCGCCGAGGCGCACAAGCGCAACCTGGAACTCCATGGGTGGTTCAACCCGTACCGGCTCTCGATGGGCACCAACCTCAACGCGCTGATCCCGACTCATCCTGCTCGGCTGCACCCGGACTGGGTGGTGACGTATGGCGGGAAGCTCTACTACAACCCCGGCATTCCGGCTGCGCGCAAGCTGGTCGAGGACGCGATCATGGACGCCGTCTCGAACTACGACCTGGATGGCGTGCACTTCGACGACTACTTCTACCCGTACCCGGTTGCTGGTCAGGTGTTCGACGATGCGGCCACCTATGCGCAGTACGGGGCCGGCTTCCCGACGGTGGCCGAGTGGCGGCGGAACAACATCAACCTGTTGATCCAGGAGCTCCAGCACCGGATCAAGGCGGCCAAGCCGTGGGTGAAGTTCGGCATCTCGCCGTTTGCCGTGTGGCGCAACAAGGGGACGGATCCGCTGGGGTCGGACACCACTGCCGGAGTACAGACCTATGACGACCTCGCTGCGGACACGCGGCGGTGGGTGCGGGAAGAGTGGATCGACTACATCGTGCCGCAGGTCTACTGGGCGGGCGGGTTCGCTCCGGCTGACTACAACAAGATCGTGCCGTGGTGGGCCGAGCAGGTGCGCGGTACTGACGTGCACCTGTACATCGGGCAGGCGACCTACAAGGTCGGTACGTCGACGCAGTCGCCCGACTGGTCGGACCCGGCCGAGTTGAGCGATCACCTGGCGTTCAACAGCACGGTGCCCGAGGTGAAGGGTGACATCTACTTCTCCGCCAAGGACGTACGGGCTGATCGGCTCGGTGCGACGACACTGCTCAACAGCAACTGGTATACGCGTCCGGCGCTCGTCCCGGCGATGCCGTCGCTCGATTCGCGGGCTCCGCTGCCCGTGCATGGGTTGCGGTCGTCCCGTACCTCCGCTGGGGTGCAGTTGCAGTGGAAGGGGACCTCGGCCGACAGTACGTCGTACGCGATCTACCGTCGGGATCTCGCGGGTGGTGACTGGTGTGCCGACAACGACGCCCGCAACCTGCTCACCACGTTGCGCGGCAACACCTTCGTCGACACGACCGCGGTGAAGGGCCACTACTACCTGTACTCCGTAACAGCCCTCGACCGCGCATCAAACCAGAGCCTCCCGCTCCCGACGCTGGGCTGA